One Centropristis striata isolate RG_2023a ecotype Rhode Island chromosome 22, C.striata_1.0, whole genome shotgun sequence genomic window carries:
- the LOC131961104 gene encoding NXPE family member 3-like, with amino-acid sequence MKAIMKARVCTRKEFSAIFLFLAVLVFTFLLRNTDVLKAQTQSKPPPPHTSLLPRQPVCPGCKSQTKVKSTIIVPKVSSEPDMHHSFCTFQPRSPEDALEERRLLDSIAWPEAPPLSDPLSLNQTSDPAHSTFTILPGRTGGQWHVGDQLEVMIKMSDFHGRPKKSGGDFLVARLHNQKLGAGVVGKVVDHHNGSYSAVFSLLWEGDAQVEVMLVHPREAIQVLNRLNSEQPDRIYFKSVFQSGSLSETTFCNVCLRPTQPLCNYTDLHTGEPWFCYKPKKLSCDARINHAMGGFNQDLNANEDKLFQSGVNMKVSIRASGPASVTVLPKKQDQSEVKSSIVTSGPSGYYYQGVWRALDGTTVHQFNDASAITQCLKGKVVHMYGDSTVRQFYEYLNTALPDLKEFDLHSPQKAGPYISLDYANNILVTSRFHGPPIRIVVVSTSELRYIANELDGVIGGTNTVVVFGVWAHFGTLPMEIYIRRLQNIHRAVVRLLDRSPGTLVVIRTGNLKALTLTVSLTNSDWHSLQCNNVLRTMFKGLNVRLIDAWEMVLAHHLPHDLHPPPPIIKNMVNILLSHICPQKGGWWG; translated from the exons ATGAAGGCGATCATGAAAGCCAGAGTTTGTACAAGAAAGgagttttctgccatttttctcTTCCTGGCTGTCCTTGTCTTCACCTTTCTGCTACGTAACACAGACGTTCTGAAG GCTCAAACCCAGTCCAAACCTCCACCACCACATACCAGCCTACTGCCCCGGCAGcctgtgtgtcctggttgtaaG TCTCAGACTAAAGTGAAGTCCACCATCATCGTCCCAAAAGTTTCCTCTGAGCCTGACATGCATCACAGCTTCTGCACCTTCCAGCCACGATCACCTGAGGATGCTCTAGAGGAACGCCGCCTACTAGACTCCATTGCTTGGCCTGAAGCTCCACCTCTGTCAGATCCTCTTTCCCTGAATCAGACCAGTGATCCAGCTCACAGCACCTTCACCATTCTCCcagggaggacaggaggacagtgGCATGTCGGCGATCAGCTGGAGGTTATGATCAAAATGTCTGACTTCCATGGCCGTCCCAAGAAGTCTGGGGGGGACTTCTTGGTGGCCCGCCTGCACAATCAGAAGCTTGGTGCAGGTGTGGTTGGGAAGGTGGTGGATCATCACAATGGCAGCTACTCTGCTGTTTTCTCTTTACTCTGGGAAGGAGACGCACAGGTTGAG GTGATGCTGGTTCACCCTCGTGAGGCTATTCAAGTGCTGAACAGGTTGAACAGTGAACAGCCTGACAGGATTTACTTCAAAAGTGTCTTCCAATCAGGCTCACTTTCTGAAACTACTTTCTGTAACGTGTGCCTACGTCCAACCCAGCCATTGTGCAACTACACTGACCTCCATACAGGCGAACCTTGGTTCTGCTACAAGCCAAAAAAGTTGAGTTGTGATGCCAGGATCAACCATGCTATGGGAGGATTCAACCAAGACCTCAATGCCAACGAGGACAAACTCTTTCAAAG TGGTGTCAACATGAAAGTCTCCATTCGGGCTTCAGGACCGGCCAGTGTTACTGTGTTGCCTAAAAAGCAAG ATCAATCAGAGGTGAAGAGCAGCATTGTGACATCTGGACCCTCTGGCTATTACTACCAGGGTGTGTGGCGAGCACTAGATGGCACCACAGTTCACCAATTCAACGACGCCTCTGCCATCACTCAGTGTCTGAAAGGCAAAGTGGTCCACATGTATGGAGACTCCACTGTCAGGCAGTTTTATGAATACCTCAACACAGCACTACCAG ATCTTAAGGAGTTTGACCTGCACAGCCCACAAAAAGCTGGACCTTACATTTCCTTGGACTATGCAAACAACATCTTGGTGACGTCCCGCTTCCATGGTCCTCCGATCCGTATCGTTGTTGTCTCAACCAGTGAGCTTCGATATATTGCCAATGAACTGGATGGTGTCATCGGAGGCACCAACACTGTTGTAGTTTTTGGCGTCTGGGCTCACTTTGGCACTTTGCCAATGGAGATCTACATCCGGCGGCTGCAGAACATCCACAGGGCGGTGGTGCGGCtgctggacaggtctccaggtACACTGGTCGTTATCCGAACAGGAAACCTCAAAGCTTTGACGCTCACTGTGTCATTAACCAACAGTGACTGGCATTCACTGCAGTGTAACAATGTGCTGAGAAc CATGTTCAAAGGACTGAATGTTCGTCTGATCGATGCCTGGGAGATGGTCCTCGCCCACCACCTGCCGCACGACCTCCACCCACCTCCTCCCATTATTAAGAATATGGTGAACATTCTCTTGTCACACATATGCCCACAAAAGGGTGGCTGGTGGGGTTGA